One Ostrea edulis chromosome 2, xbOstEdul1.1, whole genome shotgun sequence genomic region harbors:
- the LOC125678432 gene encoding POTE ankyrin domain family member E-like encodes MTIIDAINYKKNVINMSKRVKTKPKVRSSVGSEMTRKNVVDKESADRIAAAEAMSCLSSSPFILPSSSTESSVRTANDLEVNTTMSVSKRVKSRGRSRGGKRSPAKLPQVKAPQEGNVSLGPKNANTSESTKSSTGHQGTTVTLQAINSNTSMQASVIAQQLSNLVKKQKEKQENSDVMPSHSNIKFSLQQMLELKKAQVHEQLHSSNNPVLKLPLKSTTESHQLRDAASPSSVTSSESIELTQTAVDHILNPNKYDTPEASLPLKKRRLQTYKDGEVPPTDSGLPTQGTVDLTTDKQSQSKEQQAGSLKTTPSGTFVNPKTSLMLLSEIQMALHQDEDGDLPLHIAVAQENIVMVQKFVHLMTISGKSVDKYNRSQQTPLHLAVELQFDQAVSVLLMAGANPCLVNKHGDSSIHLAIKCNTINNLALMLIKSQHKTDINARNFEGLAPLHLAVVRNQIEMVKILIRCGADINIQDGKSGRTPLFHAVEGNQLALVMLFRQCSANLELTNYAGVTALMAAQAKGFSEACSILMVGLDPKAIIEHKEKEKLMMPNKKMPIPRIPSKAHLIVPGNQRQIKKDGSGENEDNLQGACHDMEDDVKPGERTDILRIPESAEGEYEVKSEIKDIKAILNTLPVGVVRREAMDNEMMPGSHQMTSNIPVKKEKPKRNKQKKSTKSENNMDIDFQLSSDIMCLSESSKGVVNSVADSKMAVNAEQVNSFVRSALVSNGPAKSTGSVESVTSINARTASLLAAHLKSVKSTLTANKYGSSYPLNLSSNGKETGNLETVTSTVSSSS; translated from the exons ATGACGATAATTGAcgccattaattacaagaaaaacGTCATTAACATGAGTAAAAGGGttaaaacaaaaccaaaagtAAGATCAAGTGTGGGATCGGAGATGACGCGGAAAAATGTCGTCGACAAGGAGAGTGCGGACCGCATAGCTGCAGCGGAAGCCATGTCATGTCTGTCTTCATCACCATTCATACTGCCGTCGTCGTCGACAGAATCGTCTGTACGCACGGCCAATGACCTAGAAGTAAACACGACCATGTCAGTTTCAAAACGGGTGAAATCTAGAGGCCGTAGTCGAGGGGGTAAGCGTTCTCCTGCCAAACTTCCTCAGGTGAAAGCCCCCCAGGAAGGTAACGTCTCTTTAGGTCCAAAAAACGCCAATACGTCAGAGTCCACTAAATCTAGTACGGGTCACCAAGGCACAACCGTAACCTTACAAGCTATTAATAGCAATACATCCATGCAGGCATCAGTTATAGCACAGCAACTAAGCAATCTGGTTAAAAAACAGAAAGAAAAGCAAGAGAATTCTGATGTTATGCCATCACATTCCAATATCAAGTTCTCCCTTCAGCAAATGTTAGAGCTTAAAAAGGCTCAAGTGCATGAACAGTTGCATAGTAGTAATAACCCTGTCCTAAAACTTCCTCTCAAATCCACTACTGAATCGCATCAATTACGCGATGCGGCAAGTCCGAGTTCTGTCACCAGTAGCGAAAGCATTGAATTAACCCAGACAGCTGTGGATCACATACTGAACCCTAACAAGTATGACACACCTGAGGCTTCTCTGCCTCTGAAAAAGAGGCGGTTACAGACCTATAAAGATGGGGAGGTACCCCCGACAGATAGTGGGTTACCTACGCAGGGAACAGTAGACCTGACCACAGACAAGCAAAGCCAATCTAAAGAGCAGCAAG CGGGATCTTTGAAGACAACACCTAGTGGGACATTCGTGAACCCCAAGACGAGTTTAATGCTCCTATCGGAGATACAGATGGCGCTTCACCAGGATGAAGATGGAGACCT GCCTTTACACATTGCTGTGGCACAGGAAAATATCGTCATGGTGCAGAAGTTTGTTCATCTCATGACCATCAGTGGCAAAAGTGTGGACAAATACAATCGGTCACAACAG ACCCCACTACACCTTGCGGTTGAGTTACAGTTTGACCAGGCTGTGTCCGTTCTGCTGATGGCCGGGGCCAACCCCTGTCTGGTTAACAAGCATGGGGACAGTTCCATACACCTGGCCATCAAGTGCAACACCATCAACAACCTGGCACTGATGCTCATCAAAAGTCAACATAAGACAGACATCAACGCCAGGAATTTTGAAG GTTTGGCGCCTCTTCACCTGGCTGTTGTGAGAAACCAGATAGAAATGGTGAAAATCCTGATCAGGTGTGGTGCTGATATTAACATTCAG GACGGTAAGAGTGGAAGGACTCCACTGTTCCATGCAGTGGAAGGAAATCAACTGGCATTAGTGATGTTATTCAGACAATGCAGCGCCAACCTAGAGCTCACTAATTATGCCGGTGTCACTGCTTTAATGGCTGCCCAGGCTAAGGGTTTTTCAGAAGCTTGCTCCATTTTAATGGTGGGTCTGGATCCTAAGGCCATTATAGAACACAAAGAGAAAGAGAAACTGATGATGCCCAACAAAAAG ATGCCAATACCCAGAATTCCAAGCAAGGCCCACCTCATTGTTCCTGGAAACCAGAGACAAATTAAGAAAGACGGCAGTGGTGAGAACGAAGATAACTTACAAGGAGCATGTCACGACATGGAAGATGATGTGAAACCAGGGGAGAGAACTGATATTCTGAGGATACCTGAAAGCGCTGAAGGAGAATACGAAGTGAAAAGTGAGATCAAGGACATTAAAGCAATCCTCAACACACTGCCTGTAGGGGTGGTTAGGAGAGAAGCGATGGATAATGAGATGATGCCGGGATCTCATCAAATGACATCAAACATTCCTGTCAAAAAGGAAAAACCAAAGCGTAATAAACAAAAGAAAAGTactaaaagtgaaaataacatggACATTGATTTTCAGCTTTCCTCTGACATAATGTGTCTATCAGAATCGTCTAAAGGGGTCGTGAATTCCGTGGCGGACAGCAAAATGGCAGTGAATGCTGAACAAGTGAATAGTTTTGTTAGGTCTGCGCTTGTCAGCAATGGTCCGGCAAAGTCCACTGGCTCGGTGGAGAGTGTGACCAGTATAAATGCCAGAACAGCCTCCCTACTGGCAGCACACCTAAAGAGTGTAAAAAGTACGCTGACTGCTAATAAATATGGCTCTTCATATCCATTAAACCTCTCTTCCAATGGGAAGGAAACTGGAAACTTGGAAACGGTGACTAGTACTGTATCCAGCAGTTCATAG